The following proteins are co-located in the Rattus norvegicus strain BN/NHsdMcwi chromosome 19, GRCr8, whole genome shotgun sequence genome:
- the LOC134483161 gene encoding LOW QUALITY PROTEIN: DNA-directed RNA polymerase II subunit GRINL1A-like (The sequence of the model RefSeq protein was modified relative to this genomic sequence to represent the inferred CDS: inserted 1 base in 1 codon), with amino-acid sequence MCSLPRGFEPPVPEDMGQQSLAELWERLRRQERLLRKEKFICKLPDKGKKMSDTTAKLRAAISESEEVRGRTELLHPVSVDCKLRHKANTRVDTDIDKAQNSDLMLDTSXISSECSSVDIESSKTTSETQGPTQLTHKGNEETLETGCTVNTSLSVRITAQAPPSEVNEHLPQHSSQAEEVSSSIDSLFITKLQKITTADQTEPSEENTSTENFPELQSETPKKPHYMTVLEMRARNPVPPPHKFKTNVLPTQQSDSPSHCQRAQSPASSEEQRGRARQHLDDVTAARLLLLHPLPAQLLSIEESLALQKEQKQNYEEMRAKLAAQKLAERLNITMQSYNPEGESSGRYREVRDEDDAQSSDEC; translated from the exons atgtgctccctgccccgcggcttcgagcccccagttcctgaggacATGGGGCAGCAGAGTTTGGCGGAGCTGTGGGAGAGATTGAGGCGCCAGGAGAGACTTTTgcgcaaagaaaaattcatttgcaaattgcccgacaaaggtaaaaagatgtcagacaccactgccaaactgagagctgccatttcagaaagtgaagaggtcagagggagaactgaactacttcatcctgttagtgtagactgtaagctaaggcataaagcaaacacaagagttgataccgacatagacaaggcccagaattctgacctgatgcTTGATACTT TAATTAGTTCTGAATGTTCGTCAGTAGACAttgaatcatctaaaacaacctcagaaactcagggacctacacagctcactcacaaaggcaatgaagagactttggagactggctgcACAGTGAATACCAGCCTGTCTGTCCGcatcacagcccaggctcccccatctgaagttaatgaacatctcccccagcattcaagtcaagcagaagaggtttccagcagcatcgacagtctgtttatcactaaattgcaaaagatcacaactgcagaccagactgaaccctcagaagaaaacaccagcactgagaactttccagaactgcagagtgagactcctaagaagcctcattacatgacagtgctagaaatgcgagctagaaacccagtgccccctcctcataagtttaagaccaatgtgttacccacacaacagagtgactcaccaagtcattgtcagagggctcagtctcctgcttcctcagaagagcagcgaggcagggctaggcagcatcttgatgatgtcacagcagctcgccttcttctgctccaccccctgcctgcacagctgctctccatagaagagtcgctggctctgcagaaagagcagaagcagaattatgaggagatgcgggcaaagctcgcagcacagaaactagctgagagactgaatattacaatgcagagctacaatccagaaggggagtcttcagggagataccgagaagtgagggatgaagatgatgcccagtcCTCAGACGAATGCTGA